In Arthrobacter sp. QXT-31, one genomic interval encodes:
- a CDS encoding CBS domain-containing protein, with translation MSILARDIMTGGAECIGVNETLEQAARKMKDLDVGSLPICGEDNRLKGMLTDRDIVVRCLAEGGDPKSTTAGDLAAGKPVTIGADDTIEEAIRTMQQHQVRRLPVIDGHDLVGMLSQADIARNYPEDRVGELVEFISY, from the coding sequence ATGTCCATCCTGGCTCGCGACATCATGACCGGCGGGGCCGAGTGCATCGGCGTCAACGAAACCCTGGAGCAGGCTGCCAGGAAGATGAAGGACCTCGACGTCGGTTCGCTGCCGATCTGCGGGGAGGACAACCGGCTCAAGGGGATGCTCACAGACCGGGACATTGTGGTCCGCTGCCTGGCCGAGGGCGGCGACCCCAAGAGCACCACGGCGGGCGATCTCGCTGCCGGTAAACCCGTGACGATTGGCGCCGACGACACGATTGAAGAAGCTATCCGAACCATGCAGCAGCACCAGGTGCGCAGGCTGCCGGTGATTGACGGCCACGACCTGGTCGGGATGCTCAGCCAGGCCGACATTGCCAGGAACTACCCGGAAGACCGGGTGGGCGAACTCGTGGAGTTCATCTCCTACTGA
- a CDS encoding DUF4383 domain-containing protein, whose amino-acid sequence MTTMGSAAGARSRLQRAAQTVGAVFLLVGILGFIPGITTNYAALGMAGPASDALLLGVFQVSILHNIVHLLFGVAGLLMARTPGQARSYLLYGGIIYLVLWLYGLLIGHETAANFVPVNMADNWLHLLLGVGMVGLALMLSRDTRRVPGPATGH is encoded by the coding sequence ATGACCACCATGGGCAGCGCGGCCGGTGCAAGGTCCCGGCTGCAAAGGGCCGCCCAGACCGTAGGGGCAGTCTTCCTGCTCGTCGGCATCCTCGGGTTCATTCCCGGCATCACCACGAACTACGCGGCTCTGGGAATGGCCGGGCCCGCGTCCGACGCCCTGCTGCTGGGCGTCTTCCAGGTGTCCATCCTGCACAACATCGTCCACCTGCTCTTTGGCGTGGCCGGACTTCTTATGGCACGGACGCCGGGGCAAGCACGGAGCTACCTGCTGTACGGCGGGATCATCTACCTGGTCCTGTGGCTGTATGGCCTGCTGATCGGGCACGAGACCGCTGCAAACTTTGTTCCGGTCAACATGGCCGACAACTGGCTGCATTTGCTGCTGGGTGTCGGGATGGTCGGCCTGGCCCTGATGCTGTCCCGTGACACCCGGAGGGTCCCCGGTCCCGCCACAGGCCATTAA
- a CDS encoding LCP family protein codes for MKSRNSPGAGANGDPAPGADGGTKPKRPIRNVVLAAVLGIALVAGAFLVSLAQVWNNQTAKTEISAAPESPTQTATAKPSPTKKPAPKPLKPPAPAKLPMNILLIGSDHRRGDPALPSGLPNQRADVLMLVHLSGDGKQAYGISLMRDLWVSIPGYGEAKINASLEQGGIPLAVRTVESLFGQKIHHAVMMDFEGFRGITEALGGVDVNNPQAFTSTHDTRQHFPAGVNRLKGQRALEFVRERYAFTDGDYRRVANQQLFLRSTLAKLLSARTLANPVTLYKLVNTASKYITVDKGLNAAGLASLAYSLRNVRMQDAVFFTLPTAGTGFSTDGQSIVLQDPSAVAAVGAALGRDRLGQYAATLGK; via the coding sequence ATGAAATCCCGGAACAGTCCGGGAGCCGGGGCCAACGGCGACCCCGCTCCGGGTGCCGACGGCGGCACCAAACCCAAACGGCCCATACGCAACGTTGTGCTGGCAGCGGTGCTCGGGATTGCCCTCGTGGCGGGCGCCTTCCTGGTCAGCCTGGCCCAGGTCTGGAACAACCAGACCGCCAAGACAGAGATCAGCGCGGCCCCCGAAAGCCCCACGCAGACAGCAACCGCCAAGCCCTCCCCCACCAAGAAGCCTGCGCCCAAACCGCTGAAACCGCCGGCGCCGGCCAAGCTGCCCATGAACATCCTGCTGATCGGCAGCGACCACCGCAGGGGTGATCCCGCCTTGCCCAGCGGCCTGCCAAACCAGCGCGCTGATGTCCTCATGCTGGTGCATCTGTCCGGCGACGGAAAACAGGCCTACGGGATCTCGCTCATGCGCGACCTCTGGGTCTCAATCCCCGGCTACGGCGAAGCCAAGATCAACGCATCGCTCGAGCAGGGCGGAATCCCGCTGGCCGTGAGGACCGTGGAATCCCTGTTCGGGCAGAAGATCCACCACGCCGTCATGATGGACTTCGAAGGCTTCAGGGGCATCACCGAGGCGCTCGGCGGCGTGGACGTCAACAATCCGCAGGCCTTCACCTCAACGCACGACACGCGCCAGCATTTCCCGGCCGGCGTGAACCGGCTCAAGGGCCAGCGCGCGCTCGAGTTCGTCCGCGAACGCTACGCGTTTACCGACGGCGACTACCGCCGGGTCGCGAACCAGCAGCTGTTCCTGCGCTCCACCCTGGCCAAACTGCTTTCCGCCCGGACCCTGGCCAACCCGGTGACGCTGTATAAGCTGGTCAACACAGCGTCGAAGTACATCACGGTGGACAAGGGACTGAACGCGGCGGGGCTGGCCAGCCTCGCGTACAGCCTGCGGAACGTCAGGATGCAGGACGCGGTGTTTTTCACGCTTCCGACGGCGGGCACCGGGTTCAGCACGGACGGCCAGTCGATCGTGCTGCAGGACCCCTCCGCTGTGGCCGCAGTGGGGGCGGCGCTCGGGAGGGACCGGCTGGGGCAATACGCCGCGACGCTGGGGAAGTGA
- a CDS encoding FRG domain-containing protein, which produces MGNGQEVHVEDLQQLIFALTQDQWQPSEAKYRINIAYRGLSSDEYPLETGLARLQAEAAGGLEQHLLRNFKKYAHRDATPGDSLWNWLSVAQHHGLPTRLLDWTFSPYVALHFATSNPRGYGRPGVIWCVDYVAAHELLPPGLRTHVEPLGHGLFTTEILTAAAGSLEAFDEYRSDDGAGVPLFFEPPSLDDRIVNQSAVFSIMTDPEASLADWLAGHPELYRKVVFPAELKWAIRNHLDQANVTERVLLPGLDGLCRWLARYYGDRPEQVYPDAQFSPTEAADPDSADAGPAAPGARLRGPG; this is translated from the coding sequence GTGGGAAACGGACAGGAAGTCCACGTTGAAGATCTTCAGCAGCTGATCTTTGCCCTGACGCAGGACCAGTGGCAGCCGTCAGAGGCGAAGTACCGCATCAACATCGCGTACCGCGGCCTGTCCTCGGACGAGTATCCGCTGGAGACCGGACTGGCCAGGCTGCAGGCCGAAGCCGCCGGCGGCCTGGAGCAGCATCTGCTGCGCAACTTCAAGAAGTACGCCCACCGGGATGCCACCCCCGGGGATTCGCTGTGGAACTGGCTGAGCGTTGCGCAGCACCACGGACTGCCAACTCGCCTGCTCGACTGGACGTTTTCCCCGTACGTCGCCCTGCACTTCGCCACCTCGAATCCGCGGGGCTACGGCCGTCCCGGCGTGATCTGGTGCGTCGATTACGTGGCGGCGCACGAGCTCCTGCCGCCGGGCCTGCGGACCCACGTGGAGCCGCTGGGCCACGGCCTGTTCACCACCGAAATCCTCACTGCTGCCGCCGGGTCGCTGGAAGCTTTTGATGAATACAGGTCCGACGACGGCGCCGGCGTCCCGCTGTTCTTCGAACCGCCGTCGTTGGATGACCGGATCGTCAACCAGTCGGCCGTCTTCTCGATCATGACTGATCCGGAGGCGTCGCTGGCAGACTGGCTGGCAGGGCACCCCGAGCTCTACCGCAAGGTGGTGTTTCCGGCGGAGCTGAAGTGGGCCATCCGGAACCACCTGGACCAGGCCAACGTCACTGAACGTGTGCTGTTGCCCGGCCTGGACGGCCTCTGCCGCTGGCTGGCCCGCTATTACGGCGACCGTCCCGAGCAGGTGTATCCGGACGCGCAGTTCTCGCCGACCGAGGCAGCCGATCCGGATTCGGCCGATGCCGGACCTGCGGCACCGGGCGCCCGATTAAGGGGGCCCGGTTAA
- a CDS encoding universal stress protein, with protein MAALMNEPAKKAGLPSGEGEFVPQRIAGPVVAGVVPGQPPAVVQNAARLAYSLNVKLICAYVDITSYLSNERDDQDLLQSAGAGTVDDAEQTSARLREHLQGVLGKAGIRWSLLTLVGEPARALARLADSADASVIVVGTREGRVGARLEQLLLGSVAVHLTHRQTRPVVVVPLAPQRRHRPKEEA; from the coding sequence ATGGCAGCACTCATGAACGAGCCAGCGAAGAAGGCCGGGCTTCCCAGCGGCGAGGGCGAATTCGTCCCCCAGCGCATCGCCGGCCCGGTGGTGGCGGGCGTTGTGCCCGGGCAGCCGCCCGCCGTCGTGCAGAATGCCGCCCGGCTGGCTTACTCCCTGAACGTCAAGCTCATCTGCGCCTATGTGGACATCACGTCCTACCTCAGCAATGAGCGGGACGACCAGGACCTTCTGCAGTCGGCGGGCGCGGGAACCGTTGACGACGCCGAGCAGACCAGCGCCCGTCTCAGGGAGCACCTGCAGGGTGTCCTCGGCAAGGCCGGGATCCGCTGGTCGCTCCTGACCCTTGTCGGGGAACCTGCGCGGGCGCTTGCCCGGCTGGCCGATTCGGCCGACGCATCGGTGATCGTGGTGGGGACGCGCGAAGGAAGGGTGGGCGCCCGGCTGGAGCAGCTGCTGCTCGGTTCCGTGGCCGTCCACCTCACGCACCGGCAGACCCGGCCGGTGGTTGTTGTTCCGCTCGCCCCGCAGCGGCGGCACCGTCCGAAGGAGGAAGCCTGA
- a CDS encoding arsenate reductase/protein-tyrosine-phosphatase family protein, translated as MEPHSPVRILTVCTGNICRSPVAERLLQAGLDQVLPGGFEVRSAGTRALVGDPVQPLSADIIHTFGGTAEDFAARQLTGKILRNVDLVLTMTSGHRGEVLQLDASLLKRTFTIREFARMLDVLEEREGQAPPAAGLNGGRLAANTKLWRKLPAQAASVRHLALAPDAADNDVVDPYRRSADYYRQMEDELAPAIISILRFARLNAPT; from the coding sequence GTGGAACCGCATTCGCCAGTCCGAATCCTGACCGTCTGCACGGGCAACATCTGCCGTTCCCCGGTAGCCGAACGCCTCCTCCAGGCGGGTCTGGACCAGGTGCTTCCCGGCGGCTTTGAGGTTCGCAGCGCGGGAACCCGTGCCCTGGTGGGCGATCCCGTCCAGCCGCTCTCCGCGGACATCATCCACACCTTTGGCGGGACAGCGGAGGACTTCGCGGCGCGCCAGCTGACGGGCAAGATCCTCCGGAACGTGGACCTGGTCCTCACCATGACCTCCGGCCACCGGGGTGAGGTGCTCCAGCTCGATGCCTCGCTGCTGAAGCGCACCTTCACCATCCGCGAGTTCGCCAGGATGCTCGATGTCCTGGAGGAGCGCGAAGGCCAGGCACCTCCGGCGGCGGGCCTCAACGGTGGGCGGCTCGCGGCCAACACGAAGCTCTGGCGCAAGCTCCCCGCCCAGGCGGCATCGGTCCGGCATCTCGCACTGGCCCCCGACGCCGCGGACAACGACGTCGTCGACCCCTACCGCCGCAGCGCCGACTACTACCGGCAGATGGAAGACGAGCTGGCCCCGGCGATCATCTCCATCCTGCGTTTCGCCCGGCTCAACGCGCCCACTTAA
- a CDS encoding ADP-dependent NAD(P)H-hydrate dehydratase, producing MSTRAEASNAAPNASTDNAGTLITPTLLRSWPLPSAGEDKYSRGAVLVVGGGRRTPGATLLAGTAALRAGAGRVTLAVAESVAVQLAVTLPEAGVIGLPEAPGGSVGDAGLEDLVGDYDSADAVLIGPGLDDIGQTEALLRGLLRHDSSRDSGDAPALVLDAYALGALPRLVDELGPWAGRLILTPNPTEAGVLLGRDTEDLAADVVEIARKYGAVVSCQGVIAGPPGAGNPDGGNPDGGSPDSESPATGGHWEITTGYGGLGTSGSGDILAGAIAGLRARGTSDAQAACWGTHLHAVAGDRLASRVGSLGYLARELADELPRLMMELAT from the coding sequence ATGTCCACCCGCGCTGAGGCCTCCAACGCTGCCCCCAATGCTTCCACCGACAATGCCGGCACCCTGATCACTCCGACGCTCCTGCGAAGCTGGCCGCTGCCCTCGGCCGGCGAGGACAAGTACTCCCGCGGCGCGGTGCTGGTGGTCGGCGGCGGCCGCCGCACCCCGGGCGCCACATTGCTCGCCGGCACGGCCGCCCTTCGGGCCGGGGCTGGGCGGGTGACCTTGGCAGTCGCCGAATCGGTGGCGGTCCAGCTGGCCGTGACGCTGCCCGAGGCGGGGGTGATCGGACTGCCCGAAGCTCCGGGCGGCTCGGTGGGTGACGCCGGACTCGAGGACCTGGTCGGGGATTATGATTCTGCGGATGCGGTGCTGATTGGCCCGGGGCTGGATGACATCGGCCAGACCGAGGCGCTGCTGCGGGGACTGCTCCGGCATGACTCGTCCCGGGATTCCGGTGATGCGCCGGCCCTGGTGCTCGATGCCTATGCCCTGGGTGCGCTCCCCCGGCTGGTTGACGAACTCGGTCCCTGGGCTGGCCGGCTGATCCTCACGCCCAACCCCACCGAAGCGGGAGTCCTGCTTGGCCGGGATACGGAAGATCTGGCGGCGGACGTCGTCGAAATCGCCCGGAAGTACGGGGCAGTGGTGAGCTGCCAGGGCGTGATTGCCGGGCCTCCCGGCGCCGGCAATCCGGACGGCGGAAACCCCGACGGCGGCTCTCCGGACAGTGAATCCCCCGCCACCGGGGGCCATTGGGAGATCACCACCGGCTACGGCGGGCTGGGAACCTCGGGCAGCGGCGACATCCTGGCGGGCGCCATCGCAGGGCTCCGGGCCCGGGGAACCAGCGACGCGCAGGCTGCGTGCTGGGGGACGCATCTTCATGCAGTGGCAGGCGACAGACTGGCCAGCCGGGTGGGCAGCCTCGGCTATCTGGCGAGGGAACTAGCCGACGAACTGCCGCGGCTCATGATGGAGCTGGCCACGTAG
- a CDS encoding ABC transporter substrate-binding protein: MNRTRGQVRAAVLAVVSLAAAFLVSCTPGNGQPPGPAPDIDHHNITVWTTETLPDRMAKLRAVIEDFTAATGVKADLVGVPSHRFNQVMASSAASGDLPDVMASLSLGQVRTMAASGHINSAANAAIVQSLGEQTWAARALELTRHNGQQLAVPGSAWHQLVYYRKDLFAKAGLKAPRTYADLVAAARTLDSPALAGIVAANKTGQAFTQQSFEHVAQGNGCEMVDAKGGISFDSPQCVAALRFYRDLLKNYSVPGIQDIDSVRSAYFAGKAAMAIWPTNMLDELAGTRTDARPGCAECIKDPLFLARNTGVVAGLQGPDGERPAHFGEVVSWTVTADSDAEPARRFVEYFLTGGYADWLAIAPEERIPVRSGSTANPAEYAEAWMSTQVAAGRTERLGSVYARDVLSTLLQGANDLERWGIVEGHGELAGAAMTELPIARAVGDVAAGRAEPQAAATKAAASLRSMLKSMK, from the coding sequence GTGAATAGGACCAGAGGCCAAGTCAGGGCGGCTGTTCTAGCGGTAGTCTCCTTGGCGGCGGCCTTTCTCGTGTCCTGTACGCCCGGCAACGGCCAGCCGCCCGGGCCTGCCCCGGATATCGACCACCACAACATCACCGTCTGGACTACCGAGACGCTTCCGGACCGGATGGCCAAGCTCCGCGCCGTCATCGAGGATTTCACCGCCGCCACCGGGGTGAAAGCCGACCTCGTGGGCGTTCCGTCGCACCGCTTCAACCAGGTCATGGCGTCTTCAGCCGCCTCCGGAGACCTTCCCGACGTGATGGCTTCCCTGTCGCTGGGGCAGGTCCGGACCATGGCGGCCTCCGGCCACATCAACTCCGCGGCCAACGCGGCCATCGTACAGAGCCTCGGGGAACAGACGTGGGCCGCCCGGGCGCTTGAACTGACCCGCCACAACGGCCAGCAGTTGGCCGTTCCGGGCTCCGCCTGGCACCAGTTGGTCTATTACCGCAAGGATCTCTTCGCGAAGGCCGGGCTGAAGGCGCCCCGGACATACGCGGACCTTGTAGCTGCGGCCAGGACGCTGGATTCCCCGGCGCTCGCCGGAATAGTTGCGGCCAACAAGACAGGCCAGGCGTTCACGCAGCAGTCGTTTGAGCACGTTGCGCAGGGTAACGGCTGCGAGATGGTGGACGCCAAGGGAGGCATCAGCTTCGACAGCCCCCAGTGCGTTGCGGCCCTGCGCTTCTACCGTGACCTGCTCAAGAACTATTCCGTGCCCGGCATACAGGACATTGACTCCGTGCGGTCCGCCTATTTCGCCGGCAAGGCAGCCATGGCGATCTGGCCCACGAACATGCTGGATGAGCTGGCCGGTACCCGGACCGATGCCCGGCCCGGCTGCGCGGAATGCATCAAGGACCCGCTGTTCCTGGCACGGAATACCGGAGTGGTGGCCGGTCTCCAGGGCCCGGACGGGGAACGGCCGGCGCACTTCGGTGAAGTGGTCTCGTGGACTGTCACGGCTGATTCGGACGCCGAACCTGCCCGCCGCTTCGTGGAGTACTTCCTGACCGGCGGCTATGCTGACTGGCTCGCCATTGCACCGGAGGAGCGCATTCCTGTGCGCTCGGGCAGCACTGCAAACCCGGCCGAATACGCCGAGGCCTGGATGTCCACGCAGGTTGCGGCCGGCCGGACCGAACGGCTCGGCAGCGTTTATGCCAGGGACGTTCTCTCCACCCTGCTGCAGGGCGCCAACGACCTGGAGCGCTGGGGGATCGTCGAGGGCCACGGGGAGCTTGCCGGAGCTGCGATGACTGAACTGCCCATAGCCAGGGCCGTCGGCGACGTCGCAGCTGGCCGCGCCGAGCCGCAGGCCGCAGCCACCAAGGCTGCCGCATCGCTCCGGTCCATGCTGAAGTCGATGAAGTGA
- the ctaD gene encoding aa3-type cytochrome oxidase subunit I — MTAYQQPVSITTEAPRVVPRRKGNMVVRWVTTTDHKTIGYLYLITSFVFFCLGGVMALLIRAELFEPGMQVLVTKEQYNQMFTMHGTVMLLMFATPLFAGFTNVIMPLQIGAPDVAFPRLNALAYWFFLFGSTIAVSGFITPQGSAAFGWTVYAPLNNTTFTPGIGGDLWVFGLALSGFGTILGAVNFITTIICMRAPGMTMWRMPIFTWNTLITSVLVLMAFPPLAAALFAVGADRRFGAHIYDPENGGALLFQHLFWFFGHPEVYIIALPFFGIVSEIFPVFSRKPIFGYKGLVYATIAIAALSATVWAHHMYVTGSVLLPFFALMTMFIAVPTGVKFFNWIGTMWGGSLTFETPMLWSIGFLITFLFGGLTGIILASPPLDFHVSDSYFVVAHFHYVVFGTVVFAMFAGFYFWWPKWTGKMLNERLGKIHFWMLLVGFHGTFLIQHWLGVEGMPRRYADYMPQDNFTAMNQFSTFGSFLLGASLIPFFWNVFITARSKEKVEVDDPWGFGASLEWATSCPPPRHNFTSLPRIRSERPSLDLHHPELRVREHDAVHSTAADVLGAADIGERDVRSPSPDE; from the coding sequence ATGACCGCATATCAGCAACCAGTAAGCATCACCACTGAGGCTCCCAGGGTTGTGCCCCGCCGAAAAGGCAACATGGTGGTCAGGTGGGTCACCACAACCGACCACAAGACCATCGGGTATCTGTACCTGATTACCTCCTTCGTGTTCTTCTGCCTCGGCGGCGTGATGGCCCTGCTCATCCGCGCCGAACTCTTCGAGCCAGGCATGCAGGTCCTGGTGACAAAAGAGCAGTACAACCAGATGTTCACCATGCACGGCACGGTCATGCTGCTGATGTTCGCCACCCCCCTGTTCGCCGGGTTCACCAATGTGATCATGCCGCTGCAGATCGGCGCCCCGGACGTGGCGTTCCCCCGGCTGAACGCGCTGGCCTACTGGTTCTTCCTGTTCGGCTCAACCATCGCCGTATCCGGCTTCATCACGCCGCAGGGGTCCGCAGCCTTCGGCTGGACGGTCTATGCGCCGCTCAACAACACCACCTTCACACCGGGAATTGGCGGCGACCTGTGGGTCTTTGGCCTGGCGCTATCCGGCTTCGGCACCATCCTCGGCGCCGTCAACTTCATCACCACCATCATCTGCATGCGCGCCCCCGGCATGACCATGTGGCGCATGCCGATCTTCACATGGAACACCCTGATCACCTCGGTGCTGGTGCTGATGGCGTTCCCGCCGCTGGCGGCCGCGCTCTTCGCCGTCGGAGCGGACCGCCGCTTCGGCGCCCACATTTACGACCCCGAAAACGGCGGGGCCCTGCTGTTCCAACACCTGTTCTGGTTCTTCGGCCACCCCGAGGTGTACATCATCGCGCTGCCGTTCTTCGGCATCGTTTCCGAGATCTTCCCGGTCTTCAGCCGCAAGCCGATCTTCGGCTACAAGGGCCTGGTCTACGCCACCATTGCCATCGCTGCCCTGTCGGCCACAGTCTGGGCGCACCACATGTACGTCACCGGTTCCGTGCTGCTGCCGTTCTTCGCACTCATGACCATGTTCATCGCCGTCCCCACCGGGGTGAAATTCTTCAACTGGATCGGCACCATGTGGGGCGGCTCGCTGACGTTCGAGACCCCGATGCTGTGGAGCATCGGCTTCCTCATCACGTTCCTCTTCGGCGGCCTGACGGGCATCATCCTGGCCTCCCCGCCGCTGGACTTCCACGTCTCCGACTCCTACTTCGTGGTGGCCCACTTCCACTACGTGGTGTTCGGCACCGTGGTGTTCGCGATGTTCGCAGGCTTCTACTTCTGGTGGCCGAAGTGGACGGGCAAGATGCTCAACGAGCGCCTCGGCAAGATCCACTTCTGGATGCTGCTCGTGGGCTTCCACGGCACCTTCCTGATCCAGCACTGGCTCGGCGTTGAAGGCATGCCCCGCCGCTACGCGGACTACATGCCGCAGGACAACTTCACGGCCATGAACCAGTTCTCCACCTTTGGCTCCTTCCTCCTGGGCGCCTCGCTGATTCCGTTCTTCTGGAACGTGTTCATCACGGCCCGCAGCAAGGAGAAGGTGGAGGTGGACGATCCCTGGGGCTTCGGCGCCTCGCTGGAATGGGCCACGTCCTGCCCGCCGCCGCGGCACAATTTCACGTCCCTGCCGCGCATCCGCTCCGAGCGTCCGTCCCTGGACCTGCACCATCCAGAACTGCGCGTCCGCGAACACGACGCCGTGCACAGCACTGCTGCCGACGTTCTGGGTGCGGCGGACATTGGCGAGCGCGACGTGCGCAGCCCGAGCCCGGACGAGTAG
- a CDS encoding histidine phosphatase family protein: MPAAWTAGAVELILIRHGESQGNVAATDATVSGAEVIAVPARDADVELSSTGREQVTALGRALAAVPEDRRPDVVISSPYMRAYQTAEIAVETAGWPVPVRSDERLRDRELGILDMLTAFGVETRLPEEAERRRWLGKFYYRPPGGESWADVALRLRSVIGELNALGSGHRVMLVCHDAVVMLFRYILEGMSERELLDVAASNPVLNASLTRYVRPEGVGPWTLESFNVAHHLIEQGVEVTEHAGDANVHPR; encoded by the coding sequence GTGCCCGCTGCCTGGACAGCCGGCGCCGTGGAGCTCATCCTGATCCGGCACGGCGAGAGCCAGGGCAACGTGGCCGCCACCGACGCCACTGTTTCCGGCGCGGAGGTGATCGCCGTCCCGGCCCGTGATGCCGACGTCGAGCTTTCCTCCACGGGACGGGAGCAGGTAACTGCCCTGGGCCGCGCCCTGGCGGCGGTCCCCGAGGACCGGCGGCCCGACGTCGTCATCTCCTCCCCCTACATGCGCGCCTACCAGACGGCCGAGATCGCTGTGGAGACGGCGGGCTGGCCCGTCCCCGTCCGCTCGGACGAGCGCCTCCGCGACCGTGAGCTGGGCATTCTGGACATGCTCACGGCCTTTGGCGTGGAAACCCGGCTCCCCGAGGAGGCAGAACGACGGCGGTGGCTCGGCAAGTTCTATTACCGGCCGCCGGGCGGGGAATCCTGGGCGGACGTGGCGCTGCGGCTCCGCTCTGTGATCGGCGAACTGAACGCGCTCGGCAGCGGCCACCGGGTCATGCTGGTGTGCCATGACGCCGTGGTCATGCTGTTCCGGTACATCCTGGAGGGCATGTCTGAACGGGAGCTCCTGGACGTGGCCGCCAGCAACCCGGTCCTGAACGCATCGCTGACCCGCTATGTCCGGCCGGAGGGCGTGGGCCCATGGACGCTGGAAAGCTTCAACGTGGCCCACCACCTCATAGAGCAGGGCGTTGAAGTAACCGAACACGCGGGAGATGCCAATGTCCACCCGCGCTGA